The Natranaerovirga hydrolytica genome contains the following window.
CAGAAAATCAGCAAGCAATTCTTAAAGAAGCTGCTGAAGAATCAACAGAGTTTCATTTACCATTGTGGGATGAAGCAATAGAAGAGGCTGTTACTATTGCAACGGAAGAAATGGGCGTTACTTTCCACGAAGTGGAAAAAGGACCATTTAGAGAAGCTGTTGCTCCAATGGTAGAAGAATATGGTAACAATTACCCTGATGTAAAAGAATTACTAGATGCTTTTAAAGAATTAGAGTAATTATAAACAGTCAAAAGTCCTACATTAAGTTAGGGCTTTTGATTTTCAAAAAAATCAACGTATTGGAGGTCAATAAAAAATGAATAAGTTTAAACAACTTTTAAATACTTTTTTAGCTTATTTATCTGCAGCTTTGCTAACAACAATGGCTACGTTAGTTGTCATTCAAGTGTTTACTAGATATGTAATGGGTAATCCAAGTACTTATACTCAAGAATTGGTTAGAATTATTTTGATTTGGACATCATTCTTAGGTGCATCTTATGCTTTTGGAACACGACAACATATGGCTCTCGTTTTTTTGAAGGAAAAATTAACTGGCGCAAGGAAAAAAATACTTTATATTTTTATTGATATTTTAATATTAAGCTTTGCAGTTATTGTTCTTATAAATGGTGGGTATAAAATAGTAATGGATGTAATGGCTATAAAAACGCCTGTGTTAGGTGTATCTAGAGGTCTGATTTACTTGGCAGCTCCCATTTCAGGAGTAATTATTGCAATTTACCAACTGATGAATATAAAAGAAGATTTGGAAATGACAGATTAACAATTTAAAATACTTTTAAAGGAGTGAAGAAAATGGATGTAGCAATCCAATCGGCTTTAATACTTTTTATTACCTTTTTAGTGCAACTAGGTATAGGGATTCCTATTTCTATTAGTATAGGGATTTCGACTTTGATTACGGGATTATCTGCGTTACCGGCAGACTTAGCTATATTCTCAATCGTTCAAAATATGATAGGGGGAGTAGATAGTTTTTCTCTATTAGCAGTCCCTTTATTTGTACTTGCAGGCAATATAATGAATAATGGTGGAATTGCAAGACGATTAGTAGACTTTTCAAAAGTTATTGCAGGAAGGTTACCAGGTTATTTGGCACATACAAACGTGTTAGGTAATATGTTGTTTGGTTCTCTTTCAGGTTCTGCAGTAGCATCTGCAGCAGCTATTGGTGGAACGATGGCTCCCATTCAAAAAGATGAAGGGTATGAAGCATCTTTTGCAGCAGCAGTTAACATTGCTTCTTCGCCAACAGGAATGTTAATACCACCTAGTG
Protein-coding sequences here:
- a CDS encoding TRAP transporter small permease, producing MNKFKQLLNTFLAYLSAALLTTMATLVVIQVFTRYVMGNPSTYTQELVRIILIWTSFLGASYAFGTRQHMALVFLKEKLTGARKKILYIFIDILILSFAVIVLINGGYKIVMDVMAIKTPVLGVSRGLIYLAAPISGVIIAIYQLMNIKEDLEMTD